From Paenibacillus sp. PL2-23:
CCTCGTGGCAAGCAACCGAAACGGCTGAAATCGTACTTTCGTAATAAACCGGCTCAGACAGGCGCACAACGCGATGAATGGGGTCGTAATGATCCGTAAGCGTGCCGGGAATCGGTTCAATAGGGACATCATATAGTCCATTATGGTCCAGCATTCTTCTTGCTGCTTGATAGCCGGTTAGTCCGCTGCTGGTCTCCACCTTCGTCCATTTCTTGAATGTGCCTTTGACGCGAAATTGCGCCCACAGCGATAATGCAAAAGCGGCAATAATCATGATGTACATGGTTTCATTCCTCCAAGGGGTTGTGTCAGGACTTTGTTACATGAGAGTGCTCTTGTTCATTAGAAGCATGAGAGCTTCAATACACGCCGCAGTCTGAGGCGTTAGGCTCGTGTACAAGCGATGGGCTTGACGCGGCTTCAACTGCTTGATAACGGGCTCCAGCTCCTTCACTTCCCGTTCCAGCTGGCTTAAGTGCTGCTGGATCTCTGTCAGCTTCAAGGACAGCTGCTCCTCCGGTGTAATCCTGCTCCAAGCGTCCAAGCTCGCTTTGATCTCATCCAACGTATATTTGTCCTTTTTCATTTCCTCAATACGCTGCAGACGCAGTAAAGTTTCATGAGCGTACAATCTGTAGTTTTTGTCGGTGCGCTTGGCAGGTTCGACTAGACCCAGCGAGGTGTAGTAGTCAATGGTTCTTGCGCTGAGCTTGGCAAGCTTCGCTAACTCGCCGATTCGGTACAATGGGGCAGCCTCCATCTCATCACCGCCTTATTATAATAAGTTCTATCATAATTTTAATAGGTATAAACTATACAGTCAAACGTGTGACAGGACTCTGCCATAAGGACTAGGCCGAATACGTGCTGCTCTTCTACTAAACGTAACACTGAAATAGGAGAGAGGAGGTCTAAATGCGAAAGATCAGGGCCATAATGCAACGATTCTTAGGCAAAAATAGTAAAAAGCTTAACGTTCGTGTCAGATTTGATGCCGAACGTTAGATTTTTTTTGTAAAAAGTGAAAAAGTATATTGTCAAATGAGGATCTTCCCTCTATAATGACATTAAGTCTTTCGTCATGTGTTAGGGAACATAACATTAAAGGAGTGGTCGTATTGATTAAGAAGACTTTTCTCGCGTTAGGATTAATGACAATCCTCTTCCCAGTTGTGGCGTTCGCGTCTGATCCAACTGCAACACTGGACATGGGATTGAATTCACTCTGGGTCATGCTGGCATTCATTCTGGTACTATTAATGCAAGGCGGCTTTATCCTTCTGGAAGCAGGCTCAACTCGAATGAAAAATGCTGGCCACGTTGCCGGCAAAACCATCTTCACTGTAGGTCTCGCAGCACTTATCTATTGGGCATTTGGTTACGGCATCGCATTTGGCGGCGACAGCAGCATCGCGCAATTTATTGGCTGGGGCGATTTCTTCTTCGATCCACAGCTGGCAGCTGAAGAAGGCGACAGCTACCCGAACGGCGTATTCTTCCTGTTCCAGCTCGCTTTTGCAGCTATCTCGCTTTCAATTGCATGGGGCGGATTTGCAGAACGTGCGAAATTGTCCTCCTATATCGTCTTTACACTGTTCTTCGTAGGCTTGATCTACCCGACAGTCGCTCACTGGATTTGGGGCGGCGGCTGGCTGGCTGAAGACGGCGCGCAAGACTTCGCCGGCTCCACAGTCGTTCACTTAACAGGCGCGCTCGCTGCATTCGCGGCAACCGTTCTATTGAAGCCGCGTATCGGCAAATTCAACAAGGACGGCTCGGCTAACGAAATTTTGGGCCATAACCAAGTATTTACTGCACTTTCCGTATTGCTTCTGTGGGTTGGCTGGTTCGGCTTCAACGCAGGCTCGACAGTTGCGATCGGCGACGGCTTCTTCACTTATGTCGCATTCACAACGATGCTTGGCGCTGGCGGCGGCGGCGTGGCGGCACTCCTCATCTCTTGGGCTGTCACTGGCAAAGCGGATATTACGACTATGCTTAACGGTACGCTTGCAGGTCTGGTTGCGATCACGGCTTCCTGCGCATTCGTTGATCCATGGGCGGCAGTTGTTATCGGTTTGGTAGCAGGCGTTCTCGTATTCTACAGCGTGAAGATGTTCGAGAAATTTAAAGTGGATGATCCTATCTACGCTCTGTCCGTTCACGGTATGGCAGGTATTTGGGGTACGCTCGCTAATGGTATCTTCGCTACGCAAGAGCTGGCTGACAAGGTTGGTATCGGTACAGGCGGCTTGATCGACACAGGCAGCTGGAAGCAATTGTGGGTTCAATTCGAATCCGTTGTCGTTGTCGGCATCTTCGTACTTGTGGCATCGTTCCTGGTGCTTGGCGTTATGAAGAAGATCATGGGCTTCCGCGTAACGGAAGAGCAAGAAATTATCGGACTCGACCTGAGCGAGCACGGCGCTTATGGATACCCGGAGCAACTGAAGAAGCCGGGCCAAGGCATCCAAGGTTAATCATGAGATGATTAGCGGACTGACCGAAGGGAGAGGGCAGAGCATGACTGATCCGATGAGATCGCAGCTTGCCAAGGGGATCGGCTCGGCTGATCATATTGACGAACTGCGCTGCTTACGCGATCAATTTCACGAGCAGATGATAGCTCTCTTCCCTACGCGGCCGGTTGAACAATTGAATGAACAATTAAACGAGATGCATGACGCCATCATAGCAAGGGCGATTCAGCTCTCGGAAGCGGAAATGGCACGGTTGGGGAAAGGGTCTCCCCCCGTGCCTTACGCGTATCTATTGTTCGGCAGCGGCGGACGGAAGGAGCAAACTTTGTCCAGCGACCAGGATAGCGGCGTGGTGTATCAGGATCCTGAAAGCGGCAAAGAAGAGGCAACCAAGCAATATTTTTTGGCGTTATGCAAGCTGATTGTAAGCAATCTAGTAGCCCTCGGCTACCCGCCTTGTGAAGGAAATGTCATGAGCGACAATGAAGGCTGGTGCAATTCCATCAGCGATTGGGATGCCATCTTGGGCACGTGGTTCCGGGAGCCGGCTTGGGAGACGGTAAGAACGCTGCTCATTATCGCGGACGGCCGATGTGTGTATGGCGACCATAGCCTGGTGGCGCGCCTCAAGGATCTATTTTATTCCGATACGCTCGACCACCCAGTCATCATTAGACGTA
This genomic window contains:
- a CDS encoding DUF294 nucleotidyltransferase-like domain-containing protein, giving the protein MTDPMRSQLAKGIGSADHIDELRCLRDQFHEQMIALFPTRPVEQLNEQLNEMHDAIIARAIQLSEAEMARLGKGSPPVPYAYLLFGSGGRKEQTLSSDQDSGVVYQDPESGKEEATKQYFLALCKLIVSNLVALGYPPCEGNVMSDNEGWCNSISDWDAILGTWFREPAWETVRTLLIIADGRCVYGDHSLVARLKDLFYSDTLDHPVIIRRMIDNTMRHKVLVGIFGQLLRERYGEDAGSLDIKYGAYIPMVNSVRMLAIQSGIRETSTLDRIRRLVEAGKLSKEDGEIYEQSFRFILRLRLMTTEQIENGVYANNGKLHKGKMTKEMTDELKSSLKQGKRLQRYVYKHTVGRLM
- a CDS encoding MerR family transcriptional regulator, giving the protein MEAAPLYRIGELAKLAKLSARTIDYYTSLGLVEPAKRTDKNYRLYAHETLLRLQRIEEMKKDKYTLDEIKASLDAWSRITPEEQLSLKLTEIQQHLSQLEREVKELEPVIKQLKPRQAHRLYTSLTPQTAACIEALMLLMNKSTLM
- a CDS encoding ammonium transporter, with the translated sequence MIKKTFLALGLMTILFPVVAFASDPTATLDMGLNSLWVMLAFILVLLMQGGFILLEAGSTRMKNAGHVAGKTIFTVGLAALIYWAFGYGIAFGGDSSIAQFIGWGDFFFDPQLAAEEGDSYPNGVFFLFQLAFAAISLSIAWGGFAERAKLSSYIVFTLFFVGLIYPTVAHWIWGGGWLAEDGAQDFAGSTVVHLTGALAAFAATVLLKPRIGKFNKDGSANEILGHNQVFTALSVLLLWVGWFGFNAGSTVAIGDGFFTYVAFTTMLGAGGGGVAALLISWAVTGKADITTMLNGTLAGLVAITASCAFVDPWAAVVIGLVAGVLVFYSVKMFEKFKVDDPIYALSVHGMAGIWGTLANGIFATQELADKVGIGTGGLIDTGSWKQLWVQFESVVVVGIFVLVASFLVLGVMKKIMGFRVTEEQEIIGLDLSEHGAYGYPEQLKKPGQGIQG